The genomic stretch GGCCGCAGTTGGGGCAGGCCTGCGTCGTCGGGCTCATGCTCGGCGTGAGGAGGAAGCGGCGGTGGTGTATTCCAGCCCGTGGACGCGGTAGGTCGGCACGGCCTTCTCCTTGCCCTTCACCTGGAGGGCCGGCAGCCCCTCCACGTCGAAGCCGGCGCCCGCCCTGCGCACCGTGGACTCGGAGGCCAGCACCTCGCCGCTCTTCGCCATGCCACATAGGCGCGAAGCGGTGTTCACCGTGTCGCCAATGGCGGTGAACTCGTGGCGTTCGGCGCTGCCCATGTAGCCGACAACGGCCTGCCCGGTGTTCACCCCGATGCCGACCTCAATGGGCTGCTTGCCCGCGGCCACGCGGCGGCGGTTCAGCTCATGCACGGCGTCTTGCATCTCCAAGGCGGCCCGAAGCGCGCGGGCGGCATCGTCCGGGTGCGACAGCGGCGGCCCCCAGACGGCCATGACACAGTCCCCAATGAACTTGTCCAGGTTCCCCTCGTGGCGGAACACCACCCCGGCCATGGCGGTGAAGAATGCGTTGAGCATGTCTACCACCTCTTGCGGAGAATCGTTCTCCGAGATGGTGGTGAACCCGCGGATGTCCGCGAAGAGGCAGCTCACCTCCGCCAGCCTGCTCTGCGCCAGGTCTTCCGTCTCACCGGCGATCACCGCGTCGGCGACGGCCTTGGACAGGAAGCGGCTGAGCTCCGCGCGCGTCACGGCCTCGGCGCGAATCTGCTCAGCCAGCGCCGCGTTCTCCAGCGCGATGCTCGCCTGCGAGGCGATGCCGGAGAGGATGGTCAGGTCCTTCTCCGAGAAGGCGTTGATCTGCTGCCGGCTGTCCAGGAAGAGCACCGCCTGAATCTTCCCGTTCACCTTCAGCGGCACCGCCATGGCGGACCGGATGCCCTGCGCGACGATGCTCTCCGCCGCGGAGAAGCGCTCGTCGATGATGGCGTCCGCCGTCAGCACCGCCTTGCCCGTCTCCACCACGCGCTTG from Myxococcus xanthus encodes the following:
- a CDS encoding adenylate/guanylate cyclase domain-containing protein codes for the protein MSQSPVPFAPKPGQIRGPRLTGRFADGTLGEFPLGPATSLGRHPSNTLRLVDREVSKEHAVIERVGKDFILKDLGSSNGTFVNGRRVKELKLRDGDEISLGASRLIFHSGEPVAPANAPTAPGVTVVAQSISMPAFLAQMDQVPQNFRPAEQVSDVEALRRDYEKLRIAHEFHRQVSLQGSQTGLFEQILKVAFQLLAADHGVILKVAADGEFIPSAVHHRSDKAVNVMLSDTVLKRVVETGKAVLTADAIIDERFSAAESIVAQGIRSAMAVPLKVNGKIQAVLFLDSRQQINAFSEKDLTILSGIASQASIALENAALAEQIRAEAVTRAELSRFLSKAVADAVIAGETEDLAQSRLAEVSCLFADIRGFTTISENDSPQEVVDMLNAFFTAMAGVVFRHEGNLDKFIGDCVMAVWGPPLSHPDDAARALRAALEMQDAVHELNRRRVAAGKQPIEVGIGVNTGQAVVGYMGSAERHEFTAIGDTVNTASRLCGMAKSGEVLASESTVRRAGAGFDVEGLPALQVKGKEKAVPTYRVHGLEYTTAASSSRRA